One genomic region from Rhizophagus irregularis chromosome 23, complete sequence encodes:
- a CDS encoding uncharacterized protein (SECRETED:cutsite_VIS-QK; SECRETED:prob_0.8426); SECRETED:SignalP(1-19): protein MKLFGPLVFLLITFNPVISQKIMALRQETFLRTAAIKPKSTVVPLINICPKGVTCCDDGHTCEGDYPVCCQSDCIPTNATCCNDANGGYCDKDYPVCCQDGCIPADTTCCDNGGYCEKNTYCCNNNECCTNTFKNKRV, encoded by the exons atGAAACTCTTTGGTCCTTTGGTATTTCTGTTAATTACTTTTAACCCGGTTATTTCCCAAAAGATTATGGCCTTGAGACAAGAAACATTTCTGAGAACAGCAGCAATAAAGCCAAAATCTACTGTGGTCCCActtattaat ATCTGCCCTAAG GGAGTAACCTGTTGTGATGATGGCCATACTTGTGAAGGG gaTTATCCTGTTTGTTGTCAAAGTGATTGTATACCTact aATGCAACCTGCTGTAATGATGCCAATGGTGGTTATTGtgataaa gaTTATCCTGTTTGTTGTCAAGATGGATGTATACCTGct GATACAACCTGTTGTGATAATGGTGGCTATTGTGAAAag aatACTTATTGctgtaataataatgaatgttgtactaatacatttaaaaataaaagggtataa